Proteins from a single region of Pseudopedobacter saltans DSM 12145:
- a CDS encoding aconitate hydratase: MAFDIDMIKRVYANFPSRIEAARKLVNKPLTLSEKILYAHLWHGEATETYTRGTSYVDFAPDRVAMQDATAQMALLQFMQAGRAKVAVPSTVHCDHLIQAKVGAEVDLQRATTESKEVFDFLGSVSNKYGIGFWKPGAGIIHQVVLENYAFPGGMMIGTDSHTVNAGGLGMLAIGVGGADACDVMAGLPWELKFPKLIGVKLTGKLNGWTAPKDVILKVAGILTVKGGTGCIVEYFGEGASAMSCTGKGTICNMGAEIGATTSTFGYDESMERYLRATNRNDVADAANAIKEHLTADPEVYANPEQYFDQVIEIDLSALEPHLNGPFTPDLATPISQMKQEAEKNGWPLTVEWGLIGSCTNSSYEDLSRAASIAKQAVDKGLTTKAEFGINPGSEQVRYTANRDGLLKTFEDLNATIFTNACGPCIGMWDRVGAEKQEKNTIVHSFNRNFAKRADGNPNTFAFVASPEMVAAIAISGRLDFNPLTDTLTNAKGEQVKLDAPVGDELPTKGFDVEDAGYQAPAEDGSGVEVIVAPTSSRLQLLDPFPAWEGTDLKGLKLLIKAKGKCTTDHISMAGPWLKFRGHLDNISNNMLIGAVNYFNEKTDSVKNQLTGEYGPVPATQRAYKAAGIGSIVVGDENYGEGSSREHAAMEPRHLGVRAVLVKSFARIHETNLKKQGMLGLTFANKEDYNKIQEDDTIDIIGLTSFAPNTPLTLVLNHKDGSKEEILVNHSYNDQQIEWFKAGGALNIIRKNANKA; the protein is encoded by the coding sequence ATGGCATTTGATATAGACATGATTAAGAGGGTTTACGCTAACTTCCCTAGCCGTATTGAGGCAGCAAGGAAATTGGTAAACAAACCTCTTACACTTTCAGAAAAAATATTATATGCTCACTTGTGGCATGGTGAGGCAACAGAAACTTATACCCGTGGTACATCATATGTAGATTTTGCTCCGGATCGCGTTGCGATGCAGGATGCCACGGCACAGATGGCCTTATTGCAATTCATGCAGGCAGGAAGAGCTAAAGTTGCTGTTCCTTCTACTGTTCACTGTGATCACTTGATTCAGGCTAAAGTAGGCGCTGAAGTTGACTTACAAAGAGCCACAACAGAGAGTAAAGAAGTTTTTGATTTTTTAGGCTCTGTATCTAACAAATACGGTATTGGTTTCTGGAAACCAGGTGCTGGTATTATCCACCAGGTAGTATTGGAAAATTATGCATTCCCAGGTGGAATGATGATTGGTACCGACTCTCATACAGTTAATGCCGGAGGTTTAGGTATGTTGGCGATTGGTGTTGGCGGTGCGGATGCTTGTGATGTTATGGCCGGTTTACCATGGGAGCTTAAATTCCCTAAATTAATAGGCGTCAAATTAACAGGCAAATTAAACGGTTGGACAGCCCCTAAAGATGTCATCCTGAAAGTTGCTGGTATTTTAACTGTAAAAGGTGGTACAGGATGTATCGTAGAATACTTTGGCGAAGGTGCTTCGGCAATGTCTTGTACAGGTAAAGGTACTATCTGTAACATGGGTGCTGAAATCGGTGCAACTACATCTACTTTCGGTTATGATGAGTCAATGGAGCGTTACTTAAGAGCAACCAACAGAAATGACGTTGCTGATGCTGCCAATGCAATTAAAGAACATTTAACTGCTGACCCGGAGGTTTATGCAAATCCAGAACAATATTTTGATCAGGTTATCGAAATCGACTTATCTGCTTTAGAACCGCATTTAAATGGCCCTTTTACTCCAGATTTAGCAACTCCTATTTCTCAAATGAAACAGGAAGCTGAGAAAAACGGCTGGCCTTTAACTGTTGAATGGGGATTGATTGGATCTTGTACAAATTCATCTTACGAAGATTTATCCAGAGCAGCTTCTATTGCAAAACAAGCGGTTGATAAAGGTTTAACAACAAAGGCAGAGTTTGGTATCAATCCAGGATCGGAGCAAGTTCGTTATACTGCAAACAGAGATGGTTTATTAAAAACTTTCGAAGATTTAAACGCCACTATCTTTACTAATGCTTGTGGTCCTTGTATTGGTATGTGGGATCGTGTTGGCGCCGAAAAACAAGAAAAAAATACTATCGTTCATTCTTTCAACAGAAATTTTGCAAAAAGAGCAGACGGTAATCCAAATACATTTGCTTTCGTAGCATCACCAGAAATGGTTGCTGCTATTGCAATTTCCGGACGTTTAGATTTCAATCCTTTAACCGATACTTTAACCAACGCTAAAGGCGAACAAGTAAAATTAGACGCTCCTGTTGGTGATGAATTACCAACTAAAGGTTTTGATGTTGAAGACGCAGGATATCAAGCACCAGCTGAAGACGGAAGCGGGGTAGAAGTAATTGTTGCCCCTACTTCAAGTCGTTTACAATTGCTAGATCCATTCCCAGCTTGGGAAGGTACGGACCTGAAAGGTTTGAAATTGTTGATCAAAGCAAAAGGAAAATGTACTACAGACCATATTTCTATGGCTGGGCCATGGTTAAAATTCCGTGGTCACCTGGATAACATCTCTAACAATATGTTAATTGGTGCTGTTAACTATTTCAATGAAAAAACGGATAGTGTTAAAAACCAATTAACAGGTGAATATGGTCCGGTTCCTGCAACTCAAAGAGCTTATAAAGCTGCTGGCATAGGGTCTATAGTAGTTGGTGATGAAAACTACGGTGAAGGTTCTTCGAGAGAACATGCCGCTATGGAACCACGTCATTTAGGTGTAAGAGCTGTTTTAGTTAAATCTTTCGCTCGTATCCACGAAACAAACCTTAAAAAACAAGGTATGTTAGGTTTAACTTTTGCAAACAAAGAAGATTACAATAAAATACAGGAGGACGATACAATCGATATCATCGGGTTAACAAGCTTCGCTCCAAATACTCCTCTTACTTTAGTGTTAAATCACAAAGACGGTTCTAAAGAAGAGATTTTAGTTAACCACAGCTATAACGACCAACAAATTGAATGGTTTAAAGCTGGAGGCGCACTAAATATTATTCGTAAAAACGCAAACAAAGCTTAA
- a CDS encoding OmpA family protein — protein MKNILLFFLLFLISIVSYAQGIGPSPGGKWQLITFGGFSFPFGNYKGDVGKAKNGTMVGITADKYFLGNKFALGLDFRAFNHEMCTCGDVYFANGSLVAKYDNATRFRGLNLMFGPTYQYTIDEFGIEAFVKGGIMFQEFPKYSHVLSVNNQAEFLPEETNNPTNSPKSLLGNAGLRFSYQINPIIALFLQTDYMNTFGSRLGDENGEFHYKKYEQIKDIDRNTSLSESGGVILNLNEYFNSNPKDLKTNIKAINVLAGVKFALAKNRKTNIPEIPMVVKPTEQMKNILVVVKDKLTGMPLEGVSVFIKSETGTWNFLTDVNGEIPIIKNAKRAIYFMSGSKNSVGTTTASIAEKDFDEDSELIYRELLHNDPRFTLVGETVSQKDDSKLPNINTALTNLTNSTTRSQISDTEAKFAYQLAPESDYSVVAHQFGKFSQTEKVSTKGLDRSETFYVKLKLPVGDIETGKTFVLKDIHYDFDKSNIRPDAALILDNVVSIMKQNPSLKIELSSHTDCRGNNAYNLILSDARARSAVAYIVRNGIEKNRLVAKGYGETKLLNNCYDGVRCSEVEHQRNRRTELRVLKYDR, from the coding sequence ATGAAAAATATATTACTTTTTTTTCTTCTTTTTTTAATTAGTATCGTCAGTTATGCGCAAGGTATAGGACCATCCCCCGGCGGTAAATGGCAATTAATAACTTTCGGAGGGTTTAGTTTCCCTTTTGGTAATTATAAAGGGGATGTAGGGAAGGCAAAAAATGGCACAATGGTGGGAATTACTGCAGATAAATACTTCTTAGGAAATAAATTTGCTTTGGGTCTAGATTTTAGAGCATTTAATCATGAAATGTGTACCTGTGGAGATGTGTACTTTGCCAACGGATCTTTAGTTGCCAAATATGATAATGCGACAAGGTTCAGAGGTTTAAACCTGATGTTCGGTCCAACCTATCAATACACTATCGACGAATTTGGTATAGAAGCATTTGTAAAAGGGGGGATAATGTTTCAGGAATTTCCTAAATATAGCCACGTCCTCTCCGTAAACAATCAGGCAGAATTTCTTCCTGAAGAAACCAACAATCCAACAAATAGTCCGAAATCCTTGTTAGGTAACGCGGGCTTGCGCTTTTCATATCAGATAAATCCCATAATTGCTTTGTTTTTGCAAACCGATTATATGAATACTTTTGGTTCGCGACTTGGAGATGAGAATGGTGAGTTTCATTATAAAAAATATGAACAGATTAAAGATATAGACCGAAATACATCATTAAGTGAAAGTGGAGGAGTTATTCTAAATCTGAATGAATATTTTAATTCTAATCCTAAAGATTTGAAAACCAATATCAAAGCAATTAATGTGTTGGCAGGAGTTAAATTTGCTTTAGCTAAAAATAGAAAAACAAATATTCCGGAAATTCCTATGGTTGTTAAACCAACGGAACAAATGAAGAATATTCTTGTAGTAGTGAAGGATAAATTAACAGGAATGCCTTTAGAAGGTGTTTCTGTTTTTATTAAATCGGAAACTGGTACCTGGAATTTTTTAACTGATGTAAACGGAGAAATTCCTATAATCAAAAATGCTAAAAGGGCCATATACTTTATGTCTGGCTCTAAAAATAGTGTTGGCACCACCACAGCATCTATAGCAGAAAAAGATTTTGATGAAGACAGTGAATTAATTTATAGAGAATTGCTTCATAATGATCCGCGTTTTACCTTAGTTGGAGAAACAGTAAGTCAGAAAGACGATTCGAAGTTACCGAATATCAATACGGCATTAACAAATCTGACAAACTCGACAACCCGGTCTCAGATTTCAGATACCGAGGCGAAATTTGCTTATCAACTTGCTCCAGAATCTGATTATTCTGTGGTGGCACATCAGTTCGGCAAATTCTCACAGACAGAAAAAGTAAGCACAAAAGGATTGGATAGAAGTGAGACTTTCTATGTTAAATTAAAATTACCTGTGGGCGATATAGAGACAGGGAAAACATTTGTTTTAAAGGATATTCATTATGATTTTGATAAATCGAATATCAGGCCAGATGCTGCCCTTATTTTAGACAATGTAGTGAGTATCATGAAACAAAATCCATCTTTAAAAATAGAATTATCTTCTCATACAGATTGCCGGGGAAATAATGCCTATAATCTAATACTTTCTGATGCCAGAGCAAGATCTGCGGTCGCATATATTGTAAGAAATGGAATTGAGAAAAATAGATTAGTGGCAAAAGGTTATGGTGAAACCAAATTATTAAATAATTGTTATGATGGTGTGCGCTGTTCCGAAGTTGAACATCAGCGAAACAGAAGAACAGAATTAAGAGTTTTAAAGTATGACAGATAA
- a CDS encoding TolC family protein, whose protein sequence is MRIIVFRFLKSTGFVLFLGVMCTFQISNLQAQEKRKISLRQAIDLALSNNLQVRQSALQSQISAENLKQSRFELFPSLNGSSSASRQFGLFFDQASGTVVQQADQLDGNLGTSVPIFQGFSLRNRILQNKALLNSDVSNVEKAKNDLLLSVITTYLQALANRDLVSASHQQLSLSNEQLNIAKRNFDVGNKTLADLSQAKAQVANNELSLTNAQNAFDLSVLELKQLMELNLDQDIELEVPYIPSLAKLELGYTANAVYNQAVENYPDVKVAKYNTEASSYALKAAKGDLYPSLSFRGGIGTRYSSILSNSFSKQLEDNVNKYVGVQLNIPIFNNYRIRSSVNIAKIRFENAKVAEQAAKNSLNKVINQAILDLRAADKRFYATQSALDASKEAFEVTKKRYEVGLVSAIELNTSQVNFNKSEFDFIQAKYDLLFRSKVVDFYLGKPINL, encoded by the coding sequence ATGAGAATAATTGTCTTTAGATTTTTAAAGAGTACAGGCTTTGTCCTTTTTTTAGGAGTGATGTGCACTTTTCAAATTTCCAATTTGCAAGCGCAGGAAAAGAGAAAGATCAGTCTTCGGCAAGCTATAGATTTAGCTTTGTCGAATAATTTGCAGGTAAGACAAAGTGCGCTGCAGTCTCAGATTTCAGCTGAAAATCTAAAGCAGTCTCGATTCGAGTTATTCCCTTCATTAAATGGATCCAGTTCCGCAAGCAGACAATTTGGACTTTTCTTCGACCAGGCTTCGGGAACTGTTGTGCAGCAAGCAGACCAGTTAGATGGAAACTTAGGTACCTCTGTACCTATATTTCAAGGATTTTCTCTAAGAAACCGGATATTACAAAATAAAGCACTGCTTAATTCCGATGTTAGCAATGTCGAAAAAGCAAAGAATGATTTGCTTTTATCTGTTATTACTACCTATTTACAGGCTCTGGCAAATAGAGATTTAGTATCAGCCAGTCACCAACAGCTTTCTTTATCAAACGAACAGTTAAATATTGCAAAACGAAACTTTGATGTAGGAAATAAAACCCTTGCAGATTTATCTCAGGCAAAAGCACAAGTAGCCAATAACGAGTTGAGTTTAACCAATGCACAAAATGCATTTGACTTATCCGTTCTGGAGCTGAAGCAATTGATGGAGTTAAATCTGGATCAGGATATAGAACTGGAAGTGCCTTATATCCCTTCTTTAGCAAAACTTGAACTGGGTTATACTGCCAATGCGGTATATAATCAGGCAGTCGAAAACTATCCGGATGTTAAAGTTGCAAAATATAATACCGAGGCATCGTCGTATGCTCTTAAAGCAGCTAAAGGAGATTTATATCCAAGTTTGTCATTTAGAGGGGGGATCGGTACCCGATATTCGAGCATTCTTTCCAATTCATTTTCCAAACAATTGGAAGATAACGTCAATAAGTATGTGGGAGTACAGTTGAATATACCTATATTCAATAACTACCGCATTAGATCCTCCGTTAACATTGCAAAAATAAGATTCGAAAATGCAAAAGTTGCCGAACAAGCTGCAAAGAACAGTTTAAATAAAGTGATCAATCAGGCTATTCTAGATTTAAGAGCAGCGGATAAACGTTTTTATGCAACTCAGTCTGCTTTAGATGCATCAAAAGAAGCTTTCGAAGTAACCAAAAAAAGATATGAAGTAGGTTTGGTTAGTGCAATAGAGTTAAATACCTCGCAGGTAAATTTCAATAAATCAGAATTTGATTTTATACAGGCCAAATACGATTTGCTGTTCAGAAGCAAGGTTGTAGATTTTTATTTAGGAAAACCAATAAATCTTTAA
- a CDS encoding helix-turn-helix domain-containing protein, whose protein sequence is MEIKPIKSEKDYQTALERLDVIFDAAPNTKEGDEAEILSLLIENYENQHFPIEAPDPIEAIKIRMEEMNLKQKDLTKIMGSKSRISEILNKKKRLTVDMIRELEKALHIPASILVSNYKLVQ, encoded by the coding sequence ATGGAAATTAAACCTATAAAATCAGAAAAAGATTACCAAACAGCATTAGAAAGATTGGATGTAATTTTTGACGCTGCTCCAAATACCAAAGAAGGCGATGAAGCAGAAATATTATCTCTGCTAATTGAGAATTATGAAAATCAGCATTTTCCAATCGAAGCTCCTGATCCTATTGAGGCTATAAAAATCCGTATGGAAGAAATGAATCTTAAACAAAAAGATCTAACAAAAATAATGGGAAGCAAAAGCAGAATATCAGAAATACTAAATAAAAAGAAAAGATTAACGGTAGATATGATTCGAGAACTGGAAAAGGCTTTACATATCCCAGCTTCTATTTTAGTTTCGAATTATAAGTTAGTACAATAA
- a CDS encoding C10 family peptidase — MKKNYLCFFFLIVSLLISSCNKENIIEKPLVENKSDISTSVDEDFVTKNEASQVARLFFNKIEKGTLNEIASNEEKRIKSVETLFYDDGSTPAMYLINYDRGGFIIVSATKNYYPVLAYSDNSFLNLENFDKINDGLTIWKEEAKLAMKESKNLPEEIVSKIRNLWIKYEDEKKYNKKNTGAITLSYTYDQYMRFYQRMSELYTLCPGYSFGPLSSAQSRLSQSEYNNLVSQANFYGSPLECTIVGYKGRPVQQVGPLIGTEWDQWQPYNNLVPNQYPAGCVAIAMGQIMKFYGVPITYNWSNIPNNTGTYDTQMLIRDIGIKVDMDYGPNGSGATNNAAKNGFLSMGYSVIKKNHDYQDVKDELLIRQRPVYMTGDKENFIGLFSWKGHAWVCEGAKKEDLTVDYFVEYQLANGTYSSLGGPNYQSPISSFGYSYLYFYLNWGWGSNNGNGWFGFNDVNSQLGNYQYGRENLYVYPN, encoded by the coding sequence ATGAAAAAGAATTACCTCTGTTTTTTTTTTTTGATCGTTTCTCTATTGATATCATCATGTAATAAAGAAAATATCATTGAAAAACCACTTGTTGAGAATAAAAGTGATATAAGTACGAGTGTTGATGAGGATTTTGTAACAAAAAATGAAGCATCGCAAGTAGCAAGATTATTCTTTAATAAGATAGAAAAAGGAACATTAAATGAAATAGCTTCTAATGAAGAAAAGCGAATTAAATCTGTAGAAACCTTATTTTATGACGATGGAAGTACACCAGCAATGTATTTGATAAACTACGATAGGGGTGGTTTTATTATTGTAAGCGCTACGAAAAATTATTATCCTGTATTGGCTTATTCAGATAATAGCTTTTTAAATCTTGAAAATTTTGACAAAATAAATGATGGGCTTACTATTTGGAAAGAAGAAGCCAAACTCGCAATGAAAGAAAGCAAAAATCTGCCAGAAGAGATAGTATCTAAAATACGTAATCTATGGATCAAATATGAAGATGAGAAAAAATATAATAAAAAAAACACGGGAGCTATTACTTTAAGTTATACATATGATCAGTATATGAGGTTTTATCAACGTATGTCGGAGCTATATACACTTTGTCCGGGATATTCATTTGGACCTCTCAGTTCTGCCCAAAGCCGTTTGTCACAAAGTGAATATAATAATCTCGTAAGTCAGGCTAATTTTTATGGCTCTCCTTTAGAATGTACTATAGTCGGTTATAAAGGGAGACCCGTCCAGCAAGTTGGCCCCTTAATTGGTACTGAATGGGATCAGTGGCAGCCCTATAATAATTTAGTTCCAAATCAATATCCTGCAGGTTGTGTGGCTATTGCTATGGGACAAATAATGAAATTTTATGGTGTTCCAATAACATATAATTGGAGTAATATACCTAATAATACAGGTACTTATGATACACAAATGTTAATTAGAGATATTGGTATAAAGGTAGATATGGATTATGGACCGAATGGTTCCGGAGCAACTAATAATGCAGCAAAAAATGGCTTTTTATCAATGGGTTATAGCGTTATAAAAAAGAATCATGATTATCAGGATGTAAAAGACGAATTGCTGATTCGGCAACGCCCCGTATATATGACTGGTGATAAAGAAAATTTTATAGGACTATTTTCATGGAAGGGACATGCTTGGGTATGTGAAGGCGCAAAAAAAGAAGACTTAACGGTAGACTATTTTGTAGAATATCAGCTTGCAAATGGTACCTATTCCAGTTTAGGTGGGCCTAATTATCAATCGCCAATTAGTTCTTTCGGATATTCTTATTTGTATTTCTATCTCAACTGGGGATGGGGTTCCAATAATGGAAACGGCTGGTTTGGATTTAATGATGTCAATAGTCAGTTAGGTAATTACCAATATGGCAGAGAGAATTTATACGTTTACCCAAATTAA
- a CDS encoding OmpA family protein has protein sequence MRKIWLILAIQLMANIVCGQNTRSNEKERGQWQGMIFGGIAMPMGSYKKDLSMAKNGPLIGLAVDKYFKGNRFGIGLDLRAFQNNIGYNPDTLYFANGFIAPTFVNPKRYRHFTAAIGPTYKASVSKFEIEAFLKGGVIFQEFPEYYSDLTVNNLAYFRLENTNNPKNNAKAWIGLGGVRVAYKLSPAIAVFLQGDYLNTFGSSFRKDSGEFHYRKYEPLKPIQATDVVTIIQDRPVDIYNYFQEIPTDYKNHTQTLNVTAGIKFTFGRSKKEPVKQPEPVKAVVPVPQSKDILIVVKDKQTGLALSGVTVNIRNGSETYTSITNANGEADRLKDAKRGNYEISGVKNAIAAEDAKIIDTDFNQAGSTIYREILHDDPRFTLIGETVLLKDGSKLSGINTVLTKTAINTNMNQTSDAEGKFIYQLDQQSDYTIVANQAGKFSQTEQVTTKGLNRSQTLYVILKLGVDNIESGKTFVLKNINYDFDKSDIRPDAARILDNLVNILKQNPSLRIELSSHTDSRGSDAYNLRLSQKRAESAVKYLVDRGIDKSRLVARGFGETKLLNKCANEVDCTDAEHEVNRRTEVKVLKYSTE, from the coding sequence ATGAGAAAGATATGGTTGATATTGGCTATACAGTTAATGGCAAATATCGTATGCGGACAAAATACTCGATCAAACGAAAAAGAGAGAGGGCAATGGCAGGGAATGATTTTCGGAGGAATAGCGATGCCTATGGGGAGTTATAAGAAAGATCTCAGTATGGCAAAGAATGGTCCTCTTATAGGCCTTGCTGTCGACAAATATTTTAAGGGAAATAGATTCGGTATAGGTTTGGACCTGAGGGCTTTTCAGAATAATATAGGATATAACCCCGATACCCTCTATTTTGCTAATGGATTTATTGCACCAACTTTTGTCAACCCAAAAAGATACCGCCATTTTACTGCTGCTATAGGGCCAACTTATAAGGCGTCAGTTTCAAAATTTGAGATTGAAGCATTTTTAAAAGGCGGGGTTATTTTTCAGGAGTTTCCTGAATATTATTCCGATCTGACGGTAAATAATTTAGCTTACTTTAGATTAGAAAACACCAATAATCCTAAAAATAATGCAAAAGCGTGGATCGGATTAGGTGGGGTCAGAGTTGCGTATAAGTTGAGTCCTGCAATAGCTGTATTTTTACAGGGGGACTACCTCAATACATTCGGTTCCAGTTTCAGAAAAGATTCGGGAGAATTTCATTATCGTAAATATGAACCGTTAAAACCGATACAAGCAACAGACGTGGTGACAATAATTCAGGATCGTCCGGTAGACATCTATAATTACTTTCAGGAAATTCCAACAGATTATAAAAATCATACCCAAACGCTAAATGTAACAGCAGGTATTAAGTTTACTTTCGGAAGATCCAAAAAAGAACCTGTTAAGCAACCGGAGCCGGTAAAAGCTGTTGTACCAGTACCTCAATCAAAAGATATATTGATTGTTGTAAAAGATAAACAAACTGGACTGGCGTTAAGCGGAGTCACAGTGAATATTAGAAATGGTTCGGAAACTTACACTTCCATAACCAATGCCAATGGTGAGGCAGACAGACTTAAAGATGCGAAAAGAGGAAATTATGAAATATCAGGAGTCAAAAATGCTATTGCTGCAGAAGATGCAAAAATCATAGATACAGATTTTAATCAGGCAGGTAGCACGATTTATAGAGAAATCCTTCATGATGATCCCAGGTTTACCTTAATTGGCGAAACGGTGCTTTTAAAAGATGGCTCGAAATTATCAGGAATAAATACAGTTTTAACAAAAACAGCCATAAATACTAATATGAATCAAACATCAGATGCAGAGGGAAAATTCATTTATCAGCTGGATCAGCAATCAGACTATACCATTGTTGCTAATCAGGCAGGCAAATTTTCGCAGACTGAACAGGTGACTACCAAAGGTTTAAATAGGAGTCAAACCTTGTATGTGATACTGAAATTGGGAGTTGATAATATAGAATCAGGAAAAACATTCGTATTGAAGAATATCAATTATGATTTCGATAAATCGGATATAAGACCAGATGCAGCAAGGATCTTAGATAACTTGGTGAATATATTGAAACAGAACCCTTCTTTAAGAATAGAGCTTTCCTCACATACAGATAGTAGAGGAAGCGACGCATACAATCTTAGACTATCGCAAAAAAGAGCAGAATCGGCAGTGAAATATTTGGTTGATAGAGGTATCGACAAATCTAGATTAGTTGCCAGAGGATTTGGTGAAACCAAATTATTAAATAAATGTGCCAATGAGGTAGATTGTACAGATGCTGAACATGAGGTAAATAGAAGAACAGAAGTAAAAGTACTGAAATATAGTACAGAATAG
- a CDS encoding polysaccharide deacetylase family protein, translated as MYLVKSPWLLKKFYANNLVWNMPKVHKTIYITFDDGPIPIVTPFVLETLKKFCAKATFFCIGDNIDKHPDIFEQIKTDGHTIGNHTYNHLKGWDTSDNEYLKNTLKCQNLTKTCLFRPPYGRIKKSQIKLLRQHIPDVKIIMWDVLSGDFDLKLSPEKCLKNVLKHTEPGSIIVFHDSLKAKDRLEYVLPKALEIWTKQGYSFRVL; from the coding sequence ATGTATCTTGTTAAATCGCCATGGTTATTAAAAAAATTTTATGCCAATAATTTGGTATGGAACATGCCTAAGGTCCATAAAACGATTTACATTACCTTTGACGATGGGCCTATACCTATTGTTACACCTTTTGTTCTGGAAACCCTAAAAAAATTCTGTGCCAAGGCCACTTTCTTTTGTATTGGAGATAATATTGATAAGCATCCTGATATTTTTGAGCAGATTAAAACCGACGGGCACACGATAGGCAATCATACCTATAATCATTTAAAAGGCTGGGATACTTCTGATAACGAATACCTAAAAAACACTTTGAAGTGCCAGAATTTAACAAAGACTTGTCTTTTCCGACCGCCTTATGGCAGGATAAAAAAATCTCAAATCAAATTATTGAGACAACATATACCTGACGTAAAAATAATCATGTGGGATGTTTTAAGTGGTGATTTTGATTTGAAGCTCTCTCCCGAGAAATGCCTGAAAAATGTATTAAAACACACTGAACCTGGGAGCATTATTGTCTTTCATGATAGCCTTAAAGCTAAGGATAGATTGGAATATGTTTTACCTAAGGCCTTAGAAATTTGGACGAAACAAGGCTATTCTTTTAGAGTTCTCTAA